One window of Chryseobacterium indologenes genomic DNA carries:
- a CDS encoding DUF7619 domain-containing protein, translated as MKKLYSVILLTVFSILQSQIVNIPDANFKAKLLSADITNSIASTNSGNFNMKIDTNNNGEIEVSEALQVGRLRLYGGGISDLTGISAFGNLGELDISGNNISSLNLSSNPFLSELSLDAMFQLTSLNLTNCNNIYRFYCNNTAITSLDLQNRLSLKYLYIFNTPLTNINISGSSNIVELDIEKTQLTTFDASNLQNIFVFYLKNNTLLSSINFANSNMEIIDVSKNNLSALNIQNQSNLRVVYCENNHLTSLSMPGCPDMKMIYCGYNQLTNLNLSIYPLLNTLNCNNNSIQSLDLSQNPEFYNINCSSNNMSFLNLKNGKVQQNSGTGIVFNPNLVICCDYNEQDMIQSIIDSSPYFYSTYKTTNYCSFTPGGIFYVVQGNTKYDSNNNGCDIGDPGKALQKFNITSGNTSGSFIGNTSANYSIPLQAGTHTLTPVLENPNYFTVTPPSISVTFPNQPSPVAQNFCLAANGVHHDLEVLIIPVTAASPGFESKYKIIYKNKGTAPQSGNIVFNFNNNLMNYLSATTSPGSQSSGILNWNFTNLLPFETKEITVTLKLNTPTQTPPLNGGDILHYTAQINGATDETPFDNNFTLNQSVVNSFDPNDKTCLEGTTITQTQVGDYVHYLIRFENTGTANAQNIVVKDVIDTSKFDLSSLVALNGSHNFVARITNPSTVEFIFENIQLPFDDANNDGYVSFKIKTKSTLNIGNSFSNTANIYFDYNAPIITNTYTTSIQNVLATAENNKESNGISVYPNPVRDILHIQSKNEIVKAEVYDAAGRIISSTNVKGNSIPVFELSKGNYILKVFLKDKVIVQKFIKD; from the coding sequence CTGACAGGAATCTCTGCCTTTGGAAATTTAGGAGAGCTGGATATTTCCGGGAATAATATATCATCCCTAAATCTGAGCTCTAATCCTTTTTTATCAGAATTAAGCTTAGATGCAATGTTTCAACTAACTTCCCTGAATCTTACCAACTGTAACAATATATACAGGTTTTACTGCAATAATACAGCTATAACTTCATTGGATTTACAGAATAGACTTTCTTTAAAATATTTGTACATTTTTAATACCCCTTTAACGAATATCAATATTTCCGGATCTTCAAATATTGTGGAATTGGATATAGAAAAGACACAACTTACAACATTTGATGCTTCTAATCTGCAGAATATTTTTGTTTTTTACCTGAAGAACAATACTTTGCTTTCATCCATTAACTTTGCAAATTCCAATATGGAGATCATAGATGTCAGCAAAAATAACCTATCAGCACTCAATATTCAAAATCAAAGCAACCTTCGTGTTGTTTACTGTGAAAACAATCACTTAACAAGCTTAAGTATGCCCGGTTGTCCCGATATGAAAATGATTTATTGCGGATACAATCAGCTCACAAACCTCAATCTTTCCATATATCCTCTTTTAAATACACTCAACTGCAATAATAATTCAATTCAATCTCTTGATCTATCCCAAAACCCTGAATTTTATAATATCAACTGCAGCTCAAACAATATGAGTTTTCTTAATTTAAAAAACGGTAAAGTTCAGCAAAATAGCGGAACAGGTATCGTTTTTAATCCCAATCTTGTAATTTGCTGTGATTACAATGAACAGGATATGATACAAAGTATAATAGATAGTTCTCCCTATTTTTACTCCACTTATAAAACAACAAATTATTGCTCATTTACTCCGGGCGGAATCTTCTATGTGGTTCAGGGAAATACAAAATATGACAGTAACAATAATGGCTGTGACATCGGTGATCCGGGTAAAGCATTGCAAAAATTTAATATTACAAGTGGGAATACTTCAGGAAGTTTCATAGGAAATACTTCAGCTAATTATTCAATTCCACTACAGGCAGGAACACATACGCTTACCCCTGTGTTAGAAAACCCTAATTATTTTACAGTCACTCCACCTTCCATAAGCGTCACCTTTCCCAATCAGCCTAGTCCTGTAGCACAAAATTTCTGTTTGGCAGCTAATGGAGTTCATCATGATTTAGAAGTGCTGATTATTCCTGTAACAGCAGCTTCACCTGGTTTTGAATCAAAATATAAAATCATCTATAAAAACAAAGGCACTGCACCACAGTCGGGAAATATAGTTTTTAATTTCAATAATAACCTGATGAATTATCTGAGTGCAACGACATCTCCAGGCTCTCAATCTAGTGGTATATTGAACTGGAATTTCACGAATCTTCTCCCTTTTGAAACCAAAGAAATTACTGTAACTCTAAAATTAAATACACCAACTCAGACCCCACCACTAAACGGTGGTGATATTTTGCATTATACGGCACAAATCAATGGAGCTACTGATGAAACACCATTTGACAATAATTTCACGTTGAACCAATCGGTTGTCAATTCTTTTGATCCAAATGATAAGACTTGTCTGGAAGGAACTACTATTACGCAAACCCAAGTTGGAGATTATGTGCATTATCTGATCAGGTTTGAAAATACTGGAACCGCAAATGCACAGAATATTGTGGTAAAGGATGTTATTGATACTTCTAAATTTGATCTATCAAGTTTAGTTGCGTTGAACGGAAGTCACAATTTTGTAGCAAGAATTACCAATCCAAGTACAGTAGAATTCATCTTTGAAAACATCCAGCTTCCTTTTGATGATGCGAATAATGACGGATATGTCTCATTCAAAATTAAAACAAAATCTACTTTAAATATTGGGAACAGCTTCAGCAATACAGCCAATATTTACTTCGATTACAATGCTCCGATTATTACCAATACTTATACAACAAGCATTCAAAATGTATTAGCAACAGCAGAAAACAATAAGGAAAGCAATGGTATTTCTGTTTATCCGAATCCAGTAAGAGATATTTTACATATTCAATCTAAAAATGAAATTGTAAAAGCTGAAGTCTATGATGCAGCCGGAAGAATTATCAGTTCAACAAATGTAAAAGGAAACTCCATTCCTGTTTTTGAACTTTCTAAAGGAAATTATATTCTCAAAGTTTTCTTGAAAGACAAAGTAATTGTACAGAAATTTATTAAAGACTAA
- a CDS encoding sensor protein KdpD: MSSAKDFLELIQKSRKGKFKIYIGMSAGVGKSFRMLQEAHSLLRNGIDVKIGYIETHGREETVALVEGLPEIERKSVFYKGKNLEEMDFQAIINEHPEVVLVDELAHTNVEGSKNKKRWQDVLEILDNGINVISAMNIQHIESLNEEVKKITGVEVAERVPDKILALADEVVNIDLTADELLTRLKEGKIYKKEKIQTALSNFFQSGHILQLRELALKEVATHVERKVETEIKTENFKPIKFLACISSNEKIAKTIIRKTARLASYYNSPWTVLYIQKPSENPEKIALDKQRYLINNFNLAQELGAKVVRIKENSVHNGILEYVIAHNITTVCIGKPHASFWQRLLGYSWIYTLMNRLNERQIDIIILS; the protein is encoded by the coding sequence ATGTCATCAGCAAAAGATTTTTTAGAACTGATTCAGAAGTCCCGCAAAGGAAAATTCAAAATTTATATCGGGATGAGTGCAGGTGTAGGAAAGAGCTTCCGTATGCTTCAGGAAGCGCATTCTCTTTTGCGAAATGGCATTGATGTAAAGATTGGCTATATTGAAACTCACGGCAGAGAAGAAACGGTAGCTCTTGTAGAAGGTCTTCCTGAAATTGAAAGAAAATCAGTTTTTTACAAAGGAAAAAACCTTGAAGAAATGGATTTTCAGGCCATTATCAATGAACATCCTGAAGTTGTTTTAGTGGACGAACTGGCGCATACCAATGTAGAAGGCTCCAAAAATAAAAAAAGATGGCAGGACGTACTGGAAATCCTTGATAACGGCATCAATGTTATCAGTGCGATGAATATTCAGCACATTGAAAGCCTGAATGAAGAAGTAAAGAAAATCACAGGAGTAGAAGTGGCAGAAAGGGTTCCGGATAAAATACTGGCACTCGCAGATGAAGTGGTGAATATTGACCTTACCGCTGATGAACTTCTTACTCGACTGAAAGAAGGGAAAATCTATAAAAAGGAAAAAATTCAGACAGCACTGAGTAATTTCTTCCAAAGCGGGCATATTCTACAACTTCGTGAGCTGGCTTTAAAAGAAGTAGCCACTCACGTGGAAAGAAAGGTAGAAACGGAGATCAAAACTGAAAATTTTAAACCCATAAAATTCCTGGCCTGCATCAGCAGCAACGAGAAAATTGCCAAAACAATTATCCGGAAAACAGCAAGGTTAGCCAGCTATTATAACAGTCCATGGACTGTTTTGTACATTCAGAAACCTTCAGAAAATCCGGAAAAAATAGCGTTGGATAAACAGCGGTATTTGATTAATAATTTTAATTTAGCACAGGAATTAGGTGCCAAAGTAGTCCGTATCAAAGAAAACAGTGTTCATAACGGGATTCTTGAGTATGTGATTGCCCATAATATCACGACGGTCTGCATTGGAAAACCTCATGCCAGTTTCTGGCAGCGGCTGTTGGGGTACAGCTGGATCTATACCCTTATGAACAGGCTGAATGAAAGACAGATAGATATTATTATTTTATCTTAA
- a CDS encoding ATP-binding protein encodes MKLKTKLTLGVGLLFLLIVLLSVIGSVYINKLKSDTEKILTANYNSLEFSKNMLLALDNISTDSTVAIADFRKNNKLQEKNLTEFGEREATQNLNMHFSSYLKAPDIHKEKLIREDLAKIMSLNMKGIERKSDIAIITAENATFWIVSLGTVCFLIAFILLFNLPQTIAEPINQLTFSIKQIADKNYNERVHFKGSEEFNSLAESFNSMAEKLQEYESSTLSKQLMDKKRIETLVNNMHDAVIGLDENHFIYMINDEALKITNLHKEEIIGKTAHEVAVNNDLMRELLKNIDHPVKDPIKIVRDNKENYFEQDIIPINIVKTGEKEKKYIGKVILLRNITPFKELDFAKTNFIATISHELKTPISAIKMGVQLLGNQKFGELNEQQQELLKSINEDGQRLLDITGELLNLSQVESGNIRLTVEKCSPKEIVQTAVKNVEKLAEQKNISISTEYLLEDSDAVTADFDKTVWVMNNFLTNAVKHSFQDENIKIVVEKQNLFIQFSIIDTGSGIDEKYHRQIFDRYFQVPGEHQNGTGLGLAISKNFIEKQHGEIGVKSSLNNGSTFYFRLPVS; translated from the coding sequence ATGAAACTTAAAACGAAACTTACCTTAGGCGTTGGCCTTTTATTTCTGCTGATTGTTCTGCTTTCAGTGATAGGTTCTGTATACATCAATAAATTAAAATCCGATACTGAAAAGATCCTTACGGCCAATTACAACAGCCTGGAGTTTTCTAAAAATATGCTTCTGGCGCTGGATAATATCAGTACAGACAGTACTGTTGCGATCGCAGATTTTCGAAAGAATAATAAGCTGCAGGAAAAAAACCTTACAGAATTTGGAGAAAGAGAAGCCACTCAAAACCTTAATATGCATTTCAGTAGCTATCTGAAAGCACCTGATATCCATAAAGAAAAACTAATCCGTGAGGATCTTGCCAAGATCATGTCTTTGAATATGAAAGGCATAGAAAGAAAAAGTGATATCGCGATTATTACAGCAGAAAATGCCACTTTTTGGATTGTAAGTTTAGGAACCGTATGCTTTCTGATTGCTTTTATTCTGCTTTTCAATTTACCACAAACTATTGCAGAACCAATTAATCAGTTAACCTTCAGTATCAAACAGATTGCTGATAAAAATTATAATGAGAGGGTTCATTTTAAAGGAAGTGAAGAGTTCAACAGCCTGGCGGAGTCCTTCAACAGTATGGCGGAAAAACTTCAGGAGTACGAAAGCAGTACACTTTCCAAGCAGCTGATGGATAAAAAACGTATCGAAACATTGGTCAATAATATGCACGATGCAGTGATTGGGCTGGATGAAAACCATTTTATTTACATGATCAATGATGAAGCATTGAAGATCACCAACCTACATAAAGAGGAAATTATTGGAAAAACAGCTCATGAAGTTGCTGTTAACAATGATCTGATGCGTGAACTGCTGAAAAATATAGATCATCCGGTAAAAGATCCGATTAAGATTGTTCGTGATAACAAGGAAAACTATTTTGAACAGGATATTATCCCGATCAATATTGTTAAAACAGGCGAAAAAGAAAAAAAATATATTGGAAAGGTAATCTTGTTGAGAAATATTACCCCTTTTAAAGAGCTTGATTTTGCCAAAACCAATTTCATTGCAACGATCTCTCATGAACTGAAAACTCCGATTTCAGCCATCAAAATGGGTGTTCAGCTTCTGGGAAACCAAAAGTTCGGAGAACTGAATGAGCAGCAGCAGGAATTATTGAAAAGTATCAATGAAGATGGACAGCGATTATTGGATATCACAGGTGAATTGCTTAATCTTTCTCAGGTAGAATCCGGAAATATCAGATTGACTGTTGAGAAATGTTCCCCTAAAGAAATCGTACAGACTGCTGTAAAAAATGTTGAAAAGCTTGCCGAGCAGAAAAATATTTCCATCAGCACAGAATATCTTCTGGAAGACAGCGATGCTGTGACTGCTGATTTTGATAAAACAGTCTGGGTGATGAATAACTTTCTTACCAATGCGGTAAAGCACTCTTTTCAGGATGAAAATATTAAGATTGTGGTAGAAAAACAGAACTTATTCATTCAGTTCAGTATTATTGATACCGGAAGCGGAATTGATGAAAAATACCACCGCCAGATCTTTGACCGTTATTTTCAGGTTCCCGGCGAACACCAAAATGGAACAGGTTTGGGCTTGGCTATTTCAAAAAATTTCATTGAAAAGCAACATGGAGAAATAGGAGTGAAGAGTTCTCTGAATAATGGAAGTACGTTTTACTTCAGACTGCCGGTTTCATAA